A portion of the Chondrinema litorale genome contains these proteins:
- a CDS encoding tetratricopeptide repeat protein has product MLKHIFIFLILTVSVTSNLFSQNTQADVADNRIYRDAFELFDKDQYRAAQVKFREYMDVSGDPSEEYYIQSAFYEGICALELEQSDFEVNIRNFIANYPTHPKAQRAYYYLGSYYFDQGKYEEALKNFMHTNLESVRDDSDAEIAFKLGYTFFVLERYDRAKNYLALVSNSMHQYAPAASYYSGFISYTEGDNEEALSYLHKSREDINYRDKSLELIAAIYYRQQRYNEVLELANSVTNDPPPGLTLLAGECYFIRTDYNNAATYFEEYLSEVPNPEDRGTNYRIGYTKLKSGKPEDAIDFLSVAANGEDTLGQAGAFHLGLAYIAADKKEPAILTFDRCRKMNFSPVVQEQAAYYYVKVSYDMGQFTEAIRGGEDYLSQFANGTHAQEVYSLASEAFLNTGNYDRALSYLEKVQNKNSRLQEAYQEIAFNKAVQEFNDANYRTAVASLKNALAYKVNPTITNSANYWLGEAYSVGNKYDSAIMYYGKVSPADPVFSETTYGIGYAYYNNKNYNSASRYFLQYIQNATAKSSPTKQVDALVRLADCYYIMKSYQQAMEYYDAALQNSTIEPDYVYFQKGQVSRFLNKLNDAVANFDAVINQYTTSPYRDKALFNKAEIYFENGRRDEANQHYTSLINEYPQSQVVPYALAKRALAASTNGNQQTAVADYKRILDEFMSNKSLAETAIQSLQEINTGGFPIYDLQEYVNKFSTVYAGSEVVLKSQFESAQKPFIDENYQQATQSLTQFIQTTPTTAYTYEAYYKLGFSYEMLSDLENAVKSYNQVQGDYKERSVRNVADLEYQRGNYSVAAEKYGELQQIASKKRYIKDALIGLTKSYFEINDLEATGYYADQIINENITGSINIAELYKGKVLLAKNESDAAISQFEKTISLAQDKYAAEAQYNIGLALRKKGNFEGSTQAMIEVKNKYETYTEWVYEAFLIIAENYVSLDNNFQAKATLESIVEYSNDPGVKERAANRLAEID; this is encoded by the coding sequence ATGCTGAAGCACATATTCATTTTTTTAATTTTAACAGTTTCTGTAACAAGCAATTTATTTTCTCAGAATACACAGGCTGATGTAGCAGATAATAGAATTTACAGGGATGCTTTTGAATTGTTCGACAAAGATCAATACAGGGCAGCTCAGGTAAAATTCAGAGAATACATGGATGTTTCGGGCGATCCTTCAGAAGAATATTATATTCAATCTGCATTCTACGAAGGAATTTGCGCGCTCGAACTCGAACAGTCTGACTTTGAAGTAAACATCAGAAACTTTATAGCCAATTACCCAACACATCCAAAAGCTCAACGAGCTTACTATTATCTTGGGAGCTATTACTTTGACCAAGGTAAGTATGAAGAAGCCTTAAAAAACTTTATGCATACTAACCTCGAGAGTGTTCGTGACGATAGCGATGCTGAAATAGCTTTTAAGTTGGGTTACACTTTCTTTGTTCTAGAAAGGTACGATAGGGCCAAAAACTATTTGGCATTAGTAAGTAACAGCATGCATCAATATGCACCTGCTGCCAGCTATTATTCAGGGTTTATTTCGTACACAGAAGGTGACAACGAAGAAGCTCTTAGCTACTTACACAAGTCGAGAGAAGATATTAATTATAGAGATAAATCTTTAGAGTTAATAGCTGCAATTTACTACAGACAGCAACGCTATAATGAGGTTTTAGAATTGGCCAACTCGGTTACAAACGATCCTCCTCCTGGGCTTACCTTATTAGCAGGTGAATGCTACTTTATTAGAACAGATTATAATAATGCAGCTACTTATTTTGAAGAGTATTTGAGTGAAGTGCCTAATCCAGAAGATAGAGGTACAAACTATAGAATTGGTTACACCAAGTTAAAAAGTGGTAAGCCAGAAGATGCGATTGATTTTCTTTCTGTTGCAGCAAATGGAGAAGATACGCTTGGTCAAGCTGGAGCTTTCCATTTGGGTTTAGCCTATATTGCTGCTGATAAAAAAGAACCAGCCATTCTAACATTTGATCGTTGCAGAAAAATGAATTTCTCACCAGTAGTGCAAGAGCAGGCTGCCTATTATTATGTGAAAGTATCTTACGATATGGGGCAGTTTACAGAAGCTATTCGTGGTGGAGAAGACTATTTGTCTCAATTTGCTAATGGTACTCATGCTCAAGAAGTTTACTCACTAGCCAGTGAAGCTTTTCTTAATACTGGGAATTACGATCGGGCACTTTCTTATTTAGAGAAGGTGCAAAACAAAAATAGTAGATTGCAAGAAGCATATCAGGAAATTGCTTTTAATAAAGCCGTTCAAGAATTTAATGATGCCAATTACAGAACAGCTGTAGCATCGTTAAAAAATGCTTTAGCCTATAAGGTAAATCCAACCATTACCAATTCTGCAAATTACTGGTTAGGAGAAGCATATTCTGTTGGTAACAAATACGATTCTGCCATTATGTATTATGGAAAGGTTTCTCCGGCAGACCCGGTTTTTTCAGAAACTACGTATGGTATTGGTTACGCTTATTACAACAATAAAAATTACAATAGTGCATCACGTTATTTCTTGCAATATATCCAAAATGCAACGGCTAAATCTTCGCCTACTAAGCAGGTAGATGCTTTAGTAAGATTGGCAGACTGCTACTACATAATGAAGAGTTACCAGCAGGCAATGGAATATTACGATGCAGCTTTGCAAAATAGCACTATTGAGCCAGACTATGTTTACTTCCAAAAAGGTCAGGTTTCAAGGTTTTTGAATAAGTTAAATGATGCTGTAGCAAATTTCGATGCTGTAATAAATCAATACACAACTTCTCCATATAGAGACAAGGCTTTGTTTAATAAAGCAGAGATTTACTTTGAAAATGGAAGAAGAGATGAGGCAAATCAACATTATACTTCTTTAATTAATGAATATCCACAAAGTCAGGTTGTTCCTTACGCTTTGGCAAAAAGAGCCTTGGCAGCGAGTACAAATGGCAATCAGCAAACAGCAGTAGCCGATTATAAAAGAATACTTGATGAGTTTATGTCAAATAAATCTTTAGCAGAAACAGCAATACAGTCTTTGCAAGAGATTAATACTGGAGGGTTTCCTATTTACGATTTGCAAGAATATGTAAATAAATTCTCTACGGTTTATGCTGGTAGTGAAGTGGTACTGAAATCTCAGTTTGAAAGTGCTCAAAAACCATTTATTGATGAAAACTACCAACAGGCAACTCAATCGCTTACTCAGTTTATTCAGACAACTCCAACAACAGCTTATACATATGAAGCCTATTACAAATTAGGTTTTTCTTACGAAATGTTGAGCGATTTGGAAAATGCTGTTAAAAGCTACAATCAGGTACAGGGTGACTATAAAGAAAGGTCAGTTAGAAACGTAGCCGATTTAGAATACCAGCGTGGAAATTATTCAGTAGCTGCTGAAAAATATGGTGAACTTCAACAGATTGCCAGTAAGAAAAGATACATTAAAGATGCTTTAATTGGTCTTACTAAATCTTATTTCGAAATAAATGATCTTGAGGCAACGGGTTATTATGCAGATCAGATCATCAACGAAAACATTACAGGTAGCATTAACATTGCAGAGCTTTACAAAGGCAAAGTGCTACTTGCTAAAAACGAGTCTGATGCTGCAATCTCTCAGTTTGAAAAAACCATTTCTTTAGCTCAAGATAAATATGCTGCTGAAGCTCAGTATAACATAGGGCTTGCATTAAGAAAGAAAGGAAACTTCGAAGGAAGTACGCAAGCCATGATTGAAGTGAAGAATAAATATGAAACTTATACTGAGTGGGTTTACGAAGCCTTCTTGATTATTGCTGAAAACTATGTCAGTTTGGATAATAATTTTCAAGCAAAAGCCACACTGGAATCTATTGTAGAGTACAGTAACGATCCGGGGGTTAAAGAAAGAGCTGCAAATAGACTTGCAGAAATAGACTAA
- the lptB gene encoding LPS export ABC transporter ATP-binding protein, with the protein MKLQADHLIKMYKGRKVVNDVSVEVSQGEIVGLLGPNGAGKTTTFYMIVGLIKPNQGKIHLEKEDITKLPMYQRAKLGVGYLAQEPSVFRTLSVEENILAPLQMTKLSKKDQYEKMESLLEEFSLTHVRKNLGMVLSGGERRRTEIARALATDPNFVLLDEPFAGVDPIAVEEIQRIVFKLINKNIGILITDHNVTETLSITSRAYILSQGSILREGVPEELVADPIVRSAYLGEKYEFKRKIFED; encoded by the coding sequence ATGAAACTTCAAGCGGATCATCTGATCAAAATGTATAAAGGGAGAAAAGTTGTAAATGATGTTTCAGTAGAAGTGAGTCAGGGAGAAATAGTTGGTTTACTCGGACCAAACGGAGCTGGAAAAACTACTACATTTTACATGATTGTGGGCTTAATTAAGCCAAATCAAGGTAAAATTCATTTAGAGAAGGAGGATATCACTAAATTGCCAATGTACCAGCGAGCAAAATTGGGTGTAGGTTATTTGGCTCAGGAACCTTCAGTTTTTAGAACTTTAAGTGTAGAAGAGAATATTCTTGCTCCATTACAAATGACAAAACTCTCTAAAAAAGATCAATATGAAAAAATGGAGTCTTTGCTCGAAGAGTTCAGCTTAACTCATGTGAGAAAAAACCTAGGTATGGTATTATCTGGTGGTGAGAGGAGAAGAACAGAGATTGCAAGAGCATTGGCAACAGACCCAAACTTTGTATTACTCGATGAGCCTTTTGCTGGTGTTGACCCAATTGCGGTAGAAGAGATACAAAGAATTGTATTTAAACTAATAAACAAAAACATAGGTATTCTTATAACTGACCATAATGTAACAGAAACACTCTCAATTACATCAAGAGCTTATATTTTATCGCAAGGAAGTATTTTGAGAGAAGGAGTGCCAGAAGAACTCGTTGCCGATCCAATAGTAAGATCAGCATATTTAGGTGAGAAATATGAGTTTAAAAGAAAGATATTTGAAGATTAA
- a CDS encoding TonB-dependent receptor, whose protein sequence is MNIKIRIGLTTFLMFIAVLQGMAQQEWEEGGDLNDARLLIEKESVLELPTKPKQLDKMEKIERERSTAPQQYSLNPLVLDLPGIMPELDAAELRKPAEDYLQPVDGYFKAGLGNYFTTYLEGHYYGGDEGIFQYGGNVKHLSSQRGPIDKENSANSYNSIDLSGKYFLTGGILKGNIGYERNAVHFYGYDTIPLAADFDADNIKQVYNVFDIGTSFMNDDPLADIHYEAGVDFYALSDNYEASETNLNLHGKGKYEFSDESFVDVNANLIFASKNDSAKVNRNLFLMGAAYHYQYDQFNITAGVKIAYNGDSTFVKNRFRIYPDIHAKYGLIEDKVALYGRLTGGLEQVTLRSLSRENPFIGPNVALAHTDKQIELAAGVETAPNGKLGFKAEAGYSSIKNLYYFINSDADQSKFDVFYENSGVGVLNLKVEASAEIGPVRAVYTTNYYNYGTDSLDAPFHRPSLLNTLSASYNHQNKLFVNLDLYHISGLQAREPVTGNTIDLDGIIDLNLKADYVINSNFSAFMALNNIISKKYERYLYYDRKGINVLLGVTYRLNSFGF, encoded by the coding sequence ATGAATATAAAGATAAGAATAGGACTGACAACTTTTTTGATGTTTATAGCTGTTTTGCAAGGTATGGCTCAACAGGAGTGGGAAGAAGGTGGAGATTTAAACGATGCCCGCTTGCTCATTGAAAAAGAGAGTGTGCTGGAATTGCCTACTAAACCCAAACAACTCGATAAAATGGAAAAAATCGAGAGGGAAAGAAGTACTGCACCGCAACAATATAGCTTAAATCCACTGGTGCTAGATTTACCCGGGATTATGCCAGAGCTCGATGCTGCAGAGTTAAGAAAACCCGCAGAAGATTATTTACAACCAGTAGATGGATATTTTAAAGCTGGTTTAGGTAACTATTTTACAACTTATTTAGAAGGTCATTACTACGGTGGTGACGAAGGCATTTTCCAATACGGTGGTAATGTGAAACACCTATCTTCTCAAAGAGGACCGATTGATAAAGAGAATTCTGCTAACAGTTATAACAGTATCGATCTTTCAGGTAAATACTTTTTAACAGGCGGAATTCTAAAAGGTAATATCGGATACGAAAGAAACGCTGTGCATTTTTATGGTTACGATACCATTCCATTGGCAGCAGATTTCGATGCAGATAATATCAAGCAGGTTTATAATGTCTTTGATATTGGAACCAGTTTTATGAACGACGATCCTTTAGCCGATATTCATTACGAAGCTGGAGTTGATTTTTATGCGCTTAGCGATAATTACGAGGCTTCAGAAACAAACCTCAATCTACACGGAAAAGGCAAATACGAATTTAGCGATGAGTCATTTGTTGATGTAAATGCAAATTTAATCTTTGCCTCAAAGAATGATTCTGCCAAAGTAAATAGAAACTTATTCTTAATGGGAGCAGCTTATCACTATCAATACGATCAGTTTAATATTACTGCGGGTGTTAAGATTGCTTACAATGGCGATTCTACTTTTGTTAAAAATCGATTCAGAATTTACCCAGATATTCATGCAAAATACGGATTGATTGAAGATAAAGTAGCACTTTACGGAAGATTAACAGGAGGCTTAGAACAGGTTACATTAAGAAGTTTAAGTAGAGAAAATCCTTTTATTGGGCCAAATGTCGCTTTAGCGCATACCGATAAGCAAATAGAATTAGCTGCTGGTGTAGAAACTGCTCCTAATGGTAAACTTGGTTTTAAAGCAGAAGCTGGTTACAGTAGCATTAAGAACTTATACTATTTTATTAATAGTGATGCAGACCAGTCTAAGTTTGATGTATTTTATGAAAATAGTGGAGTCGGTGTATTAAACTTAAAAGTTGAAGCATCTGCAGAAATTGGTCCGGTACGTGCAGTTTACACTACCAATTATTATAATTATGGAACAGACTCATTGGATGCACCATTTCATCGCCCAAGTTTGTTAAATACCCTTTCAGCCAGTTACAACCATCAGAATAAATTGTTCGTGAATCTAGACCTTTATCATATCTCAGGTTTACAAGCAAGAGAACCTGTTACAGGTAATACAATAGATTTAGATGGTATAATAGACCTAAACTTAAAAGCAGACTATGTAATTAATAGTAATTTTTCGGCTTTTATGGCTTTAAACAATATTATATCAAAAAAATACGAAAGATATTTGTATTATGATCGAAAAGGAATAAATGTATTGTTGGGAGTGACTTACCGATTGAATAGTTTTGGATTTTAG
- a CDS encoding SPOR domain-containing protein, with translation MISDFLAEALQEKNTVSVPGFGTFTSQPVSAHMDEETGILKPPSSEIVFIDDIGYGDAEDSLVEFIIYKTQRDREEVVDEVNEFGNKVKEEVNQNDSYTIDGFGVFEKGLYGNITFKNEGSTFGGNSYGLPKLTITPLSEDEIITDEAAPEEEEEETTKKFPEATLWAILIPSIIIVLLAVWLMIDEGARSKATNMLASAEAGIFGGDKTDDTANSDVTSDSTNNAVAEDSIADNSTETTAETTDEGTDNSTAEDQNKEEAPKEEVKPPVTNPLSSSSEAFVDAKNGHYYLSIASYPDKENAMKRRDKLVAQGYTEAKVVEAGAGKYRVSLADFASKADADKKVQDAKGDYDSIWVFKF, from the coding sequence ATGATTTCAGATTTTTTAGCAGAAGCTTTACAGGAAAAAAACACAGTGTCTGTTCCGGGTTTCGGTACCTTTACTTCCCAACCTGTAAGTGCGCATATGGATGAAGAAACTGGTATTTTAAAACCACCATCTTCTGAGATAGTTTTTATCGATGATATTGGCTATGGAGATGCAGAAGATTCATTGGTTGAATTTATCATCTATAAAACTCAAAGAGATAGAGAAGAGGTTGTTGATGAAGTAAATGAGTTTGGTAATAAAGTAAAAGAAGAAGTAAACCAAAACGATAGCTACACTATTGATGGTTTTGGTGTATTTGAGAAAGGTTTATACGGCAATATTACTTTTAAAAATGAAGGATCTACTTTTGGTGGAAACAGTTACGGTTTGCCAAAGTTGACAATTACTCCATTAAGCGAAGACGAAATAATTACAGACGAAGCGGCACCAGAAGAAGAGGAAGAAGAAACAACTAAAAAGTTTCCAGAGGCAACACTGTGGGCTATTTTAATTCCATCTATCATTATTGTATTGTTAGCAGTTTGGTTGATGATCGACGAAGGAGCCAGAAGTAAGGCAACTAATATGCTCGCAAGTGCCGAAGCTGGTATTTTTGGTGGTGATAAAACTGATGATACAGCTAATTCTGATGTAACTAGTGACTCAACAAATAATGCAGTTGCAGAAGATAGTATAGCGGATAATTCAACCGAAACTACTGCTGAAACAACAGATGAGGGCACAGATAATTCAACTGCTGAAGATCAAAACAAGGAAGAAGCTCCTAAAGAAGAAGTTAAGCCGCCCGTTACAAATCCATTATCTAGTTCTTCTGAAGCATTTGTAGATGCTAAAAATGGTCATTACTATCTGAGTATAGCCAGTTATCCTGATAAAGAGAATGCAATGAAAAGAAGAGATAAACTAGTTGCTCAGGGTTATACAGAAGCTAAAGTAGTAGAAGCTGGTGCTGGTAAATACAGGGTTTCATTAGCCGATTTTGCTAGCAAAGCAGATGCAGATAAAAAAGTTCAGGATGCTAAAGGTGACTACGATAGCATTTGGGTGTTTAAATTCTGA
- a CDS encoding GH3 auxin-responsive promoter family protein, translating into MEILNSFFNWIMSKRITQIQEFMDNPHEVQGNIFDYLIGMARHTEWGKKYGYSDISNFDQFRERVPVSSYEQFFPYIERMMHGEQRLLWPTKVKWFAKSSGTTNARSKFIPVTDESLEECHFKGGKDLVSLYVNKNPETKLFGGKTIAIGGTYQKNELNAKMYYGDVSAIIMKNLPIWAEYMRAPGIDVALMDNWEEKIEKMARLTTDEDITNISGVPTWTIVLLERILEITGKDNIAEVWPNIELFSHGAVAFDPYRETFKKLIPKSDMNYLEIYNASEGFFGMQDTNKPNEMLLMLDYGVFYEFIPSSEFDKEYPKTIGLADVKIGENYAIVISTNGGLWRYKIGDTIRFTSTTPYRFKISGRTKHFINAFGEEVIVENAEEALTQACKVSGAEVVNFTVAPVYLETGKKGGHQWLIEFEKLPENKELFRNTLDETLRKINSDYDAKRAHNLALVMLEIIELPKNTFYDWMKRRGKLGGQHKVPRLSNNREYVEDILLMLSESRTPTP; encoded by the coding sequence ATGGAAATACTGAACTCTTTTTTTAACTGGATAATGAGCAAGCGGATTACCCAGATCCAAGAATTTATGGATAATCCACATGAAGTACAGGGAAATATTTTTGATTACCTAATTGGAATGGCACGACATACTGAGTGGGGAAAAAAATATGGTTATTCAGATATAAGTAATTTCGATCAGTTTAGAGAGCGTGTTCCTGTATCTAGTTACGAACAGTTTTTTCCATATATTGAGCGAATGATGCATGGAGAGCAGCGGTTACTTTGGCCAACCAAAGTAAAGTGGTTTGCAAAATCTTCTGGAACTACAAATGCACGAAGCAAATTTATTCCGGTTACAGACGAGTCGCTTGAAGAATGCCACTTTAAGGGAGGCAAAGATCTTGTATCATTATATGTAAACAAAAATCCTGAAACAAAGCTTTTTGGAGGAAAAACTATTGCTATAGGAGGTACTTACCAAAAAAATGAGCTAAACGCCAAAATGTATTATGGTGATGTTTCTGCCATCATCATGAAAAACCTACCGATTTGGGCAGAGTATATGCGAGCTCCAGGTATCGATGTTGCCTTGATGGATAACTGGGAAGAGAAAATCGAAAAAATGGCTCGGTTAACAACCGATGAAGATATAACAAATATTTCTGGCGTACCTACCTGGACAATCGTACTCTTAGAAAGAATTTTAGAAATAACAGGTAAAGATAATATTGCTGAGGTTTGGCCAAACATAGAGTTGTTTTCGCACGGTGCTGTAGCGTTTGATCCATACCGAGAAACATTTAAAAAGCTGATTCCTAAGAGCGACATGAATTACCTGGAGATTTATAATGCCTCTGAGGGATTTTTTGGGATGCAAGATACAAACAAGCCCAATGAAATGTTGCTTATGCTAGATTATGGCGTATTCTACGAGTTTATTCCAAGTAGCGAGTTCGACAAAGAATATCCTAAAACTATTGGGTTAGCAGATGTAAAAATTGGCGAAAACTATGCTATTGTAATATCTACAAATGGAGGTCTCTGGCGCTATAAAATTGGTGATACAATTCGATTTACCTCAACTACTCCTTACAGATTTAAAATCTCTGGAAGAACCAAACATTTTATAAATGCTTTTGGCGAAGAGGTAATTGTTGAGAATGCAGAAGAAGCGTTAACTCAAGCTTGTAAAGTTTCAGGAGCAGAGGTAGTTAACTTTACAGTAGCTCCCGTTTATCTCGAAACAGGTAAAAAAGGTGGTCATCAGTGGCTAATAGAATTTGAGAAACTACCAGAAAATAAAGAATTATTCAGAAATACTTTAGACGAAACTCTCCGTAAGATCAATTCTGATTACGATGCTAAAAGAGCTCACAATTTAGCATTGGTTATGCTAGAGATTATAGAACTTCCTAAAAATACCTTCTACGATTGGATGAAGCGTAGAGGAAAATTAGGGGGGCAACATAAAGTGCCCCGCTTATCTAATAATAGAGAATATGTAGAAGATATACTTTTAATGCTCAGTGAATCAAGAACTCCTACGCCTTAA
- a CDS encoding ExbD/TolR family protein codes for MGFQSKNKVDPNFNMSSMTDMIFLLLIFFMLTSNFVTPSGLDISVPSSKASKKVLPKINVGIDKDFKYYVNEVNIPFDLLEDELRYQLSGEEQGVVVISIDKDVPVQYLVNVAGIATKLNAKVTLATKPD; via the coding sequence ATGGGTTTTCAGTCTAAAAATAAAGTTGATCCCAATTTTAATATGTCTTCAATGACAGACATGATATTTCTGTTGTTGATCTTTTTTATGCTTACATCAAACTTTGTAACTCCTTCTGGACTGGACATTAGCGTGCCATCTAGTAAGGCTTCTAAGAAAGTTTTGCCTAAAATTAATGTAGGTATAGATAAAGATTTTAAATACTATGTGAATGAAGTAAACATTCCATTTGATCTTTTAGAAGACGAATTGCGTTACCAGTTATCAGGAGAGGAGCAAGGAGTTGTTGTAATTTCTATTGATAAAGACGTGCCAGTACAGTATCTGGTAAACGTAGCCGGAATTGCAACCAAGCTAAATGCTAAAGTAACTCTTGCAACAAAACCTGATTAA
- a CDS encoding LacI family DNA-binding transcriptional regulator, translating to MKARQITLADLAKELNVSSATVSRALKDHPDISLETRQKVKDLAQKLNYRPNTIAQGLRKQESKILGVIIPEIVHHFFSSVISGIMETANTAGYRVMICQSMEMYSKEVEDVEALFSSRVDGILISLANETSNFDHLRKIKNYGLPVVSFDKVCYEIKDHSMVIIDDFEGAYNIIEHLINAGYDKIAHFHGPLNPITSQNRLNAYLKALKDHNIPKNEDYIIGCDKVTQQEGYEFTKQLINMPNRPNAIFAVTDLVAIGAMVAIKEAGLRIPEDIAVVGFSNWAMASVVEPALTTVAQPGFEMGKIATSLLIDEIKYLHSDSEQAYKYQTKILKTKLMIRESTVKTSVLAS from the coding sequence ATGAAAGCGAGACAAATTACGCTTGCCGATTTAGCAAAAGAGTTAAACGTGAGCTCTGCTACTGTGTCCAGAGCACTTAAAGACCACCCTGACATTAGTCTCGAAACTCGACAAAAAGTTAAAGACCTAGCTCAAAAATTAAATTATAGACCAAATACAATTGCTCAAGGCCTTCGAAAGCAGGAATCTAAAATATTGGGAGTAATTATTCCAGAAATTGTTCATCATTTCTTTTCTTCTGTAATTAGTGGAATAATGGAAACCGCAAACACGGCTGGTTACCGAGTGATGATTTGCCAGTCTATGGAAATGTATTCTAAAGAAGTTGAAGATGTTGAAGCACTGTTTTCTAGCAGAGTAGACGGCATTTTAATTTCTTTGGCAAATGAAACATCTAACTTCGATCATCTCAGAAAAATTAAGAATTATGGCTTACCTGTCGTCTCTTTTGACAAGGTATGCTATGAAATAAAAGACCATTCTATGGTAATTATAGACGATTTTGAAGGAGCATATAATATAATTGAACATTTAATTAATGCTGGATATGATAAAATTGCTCATTTTCACGGCCCTTTAAATCCAATTACAAGTCAAAATAGATTAAATGCTTACCTCAAGGCATTAAAAGACCATAACATTCCTAAAAATGAAGATTATATTATTGGATGTGATAAAGTGACTCAGCAGGAAGGTTATGAATTTACAAAGCAGTTGATAAATATGCCCAATAGACCAAATGCCATTTTTGCTGTAACAGATTTGGTAGCCATAGGTGCAATGGTCGCAATAAAAGAAGCTGGATTAAGAATACCCGAAGATATTGCTGTAGTTGGCTTTAGTAATTGGGCAATGGCTTCTGTGGTTGAACCGGCTCTTACTACAGTTGCGCAACCCGGATTTGAAATGGGTAAAATAGCCACCTCTTTACTCATAGATGAGATAAAATACCTGCACAGTGATTCTGAACAGGCATATAAATATCAAACTAAGATTTTAAAAACTAAGCTTATGATTAGAGAATCTACAGTAAAAACCTCAGTACTAGCTTCTTAA
- a CDS encoding MotA/TolQ/ExbB proton channel family protein: protein MLQPSEDTLNVVKEGITSPVLQDQIELWELVTKGGWIMAILGVLALVALVVFIERLILLKKAQGDPEPLLNKVNTAVLRGDIDGATSACREVTTPMSRMLTTGLTHIGSSLKNIEAAVENVGKIEIYRLEKNISILGTISGAAPMIGFFGTVIGMINAFIAISQEEGSVSPKLLSSGIYEAMITTAGGLFVGILAYVCYNYLVRQVSEVIHKMEVTSIEFIDLLQRPN from the coding sequence ATGCTACAGCCTTCAGAGGATACGCTTAATGTGGTAAAAGAGGGAATCACCAGCCCTGTATTACAAGATCAAATAGAACTTTGGGAATTGGTGACTAAAGGGGGATGGATTATGGCCATACTTGGAGTATTGGCATTGGTAGCCCTTGTAGTTTTTATTGAGCGATTAATTCTTCTTAAAAAAGCACAGGGTGATCCTGAGCCATTATTGAATAAAGTTAATACGGCTGTTTTAAGAGGTGATATTGATGGTGCAACTTCTGCTTGTCGTGAGGTAACTACACCTATGTCTCGTATGCTTACTACCGGATTAACTCACATTGGTTCATCATTAAAGAATATTGAGGCCGCGGTTGAAAACGTAGGTAAAATTGAAATTTATAGACTTGAAAAGAATATTTCGATTTTAGGTACTATATCTGGTGCAGCTCCTATGATCGGCTTCTTTGGTACTGTAATCGGTATGATCAATGCCTTTATCGCCATTTCACAAGAAGAAGGTTCAGTAAGCCCTAAATTACTTTCTTCTGGTATATACGAAGCAATGATTACTACTGCTGGTGGTTTATTTGTGGGTATTTTGGCTTATGTATGCTACAACTATTTAGTAAGACAGGTATCTGAGGTAATCCACAAAATGGAAGTAACTTCTATCGAGTTTATAGACTTGCTACAAAGACCAAACTAA